The genomic interval GGGAGTGAAAAGGTTGTCTTTGAGCTTTCATTATATTGTGATAATAAAAACCTGAAGGCAGTAATAACTTTAAAGTATCATAAAAGAATAAGGAGTGAAATCATATCTAAAATCATGAGAGGGTCGCAAGAACATTGtcctaaataatataaaaggaacccaattgcatattttaaaaaaaccttGTGAGATCAAATTCAACAATGTTTAGCTAAATGAAGTAATAGACCTGATCTTTTTCTTTTAAGAGAAACTATTAGTGTAAACATTCTATAAATATCCATCATCATCCTTTTTCTATCTTCTTGTcacttatattaattattacatctcctttttttctctcttttttttgtgtgagatgaaatctaaaaaaaaaactgaagtAGAGAAAGTTGGTAATAGGTAACTATATCCAGGACAAAGTTTCTTACACtattcattgattttttttatagaattgtTACCTGtgttaaaatgttaattttgtaataaatatttttaaattatactcaGTAATTTTTCATGAATTGACAGAGAACATTAAAGTTAAACTCAGAAACTGCTaaactgaaataaaaaaatattattaagtagAGAGACAGTTCTTAATTTCTGCTACAATCAACCAAGAGAGGGGAAAAAAAGCCAATAGAGACTAATAGGCTTGAGGCTACCTCTCCCAAATTGTTACATTTTCTGTACATAACCAACAAAAAATAAGAAGACTTTTGAAAACTATACACACAGAACAAAGGATAAAACCATGCAATGCACATCTGGGGTAAGCTTTTGAAAGTTGAAACTAATTAAGGTCACTTGGACCTGAAAAAGAAAATGCTAAGCTCTTGGCCAATGCTTCCTTCTGGGTCAATCAAATGAAAAGATTCAGAATTGGAGGAGCCACGAACCCTCTGAAAATTGGCTCTGAGGTACATAAGCTCGTCCTCTTGATGCTGCAGTTCCTTGCAACTGTTTATAACACCAGTCCCTACAGCAACAGAACTCATCAAACTCAGTGCTTCAAAGTCACCATTTGAAGGCCTACGCTTAACAGCATACCCCACTTTCCTCCCATTGCAGTACATGCTCCAAAGGGGTGTGGAAAAAAGATTATTGTTGTTGCTGTTGTTACATGTTGAACTCTCTAGCACAATTCTGAGAGTTCCCCCTCTCATTTCCTTAGCCAAAACGCTTGTTGGAACTGCCAACTCTAGCAGCAGAATTGGGTTGCTTGAGTTGGAATTAGCCTGGATGCAAAAGCTGACCTTTCCTTTGCGGTATCCAAAGATAGTTCCAGTGATTGTGGAGCAAGTCATGAGTTGTTGCTGTTGTTGTGGATACTTTTGTAATTGGCCCTGTTCTTGGAGGAAGAAGGTGCAGTTGCAAGTGGGGATTAGAAGCTCCATGATGGAGCGTAGTAGCCTCCATGATCTTACTTGTTTCTGGCAATCTACTGTGGTGACGGTGCTGCCACCAACCGTGGTGGCGATGTAGgccattattatatatatatatgtgtgtgttctCCCTTAAACTGGTTTGGTTGCACTTTGTGTACCTCTTGTGTTGTTGTGTGTGGTTGAGGAGTTGCTTAAATAAGAAAAGTGCATGTGTGTAGTTAGACGATAATGCATAATTCTAGtcacttttctcttttttccttTGCATGTTCTACAGTTGACCTCATGCTCCTCATCAACACTACTTCTACAGGAATCTAGAGTTTGATTTGATTGGTTTGAAGCAGTGCTTGCTTATATATTTTTGTCATCAACTGAAATGTTTTATCCAAGAAAAAGGTGTATTAGTATATATGTGTGTGAGATAAGATAATTAATGAGGTGAGATAGAGAGAGAAAATAGTATTATACAAATGATATAACTAATGTTAATATCCATGGAAGTGGATTATGATGCATCCAATGCAATAATGTCTCTTTTTGTCCTGCTTACTTAATTATgtggatttttttaatattttccttTCACTTTTGGCATAGTATATGATATATTCCTTGTATATTTAGTgggtttatttttgtttatccACGAAAATACTTGAACACGATGTGTCAACCATAGCTGAAAATCTTATATATACAGAATAATTGAGGTGTCCCAGCTTTCATTCATGGCTTATTATTTGATTAACTTTTGTGTATGATTGAGGAGGAAATTTGGGGATGCAGATTTCCGTACCACCATAAGAACAATATTCTATATCCAATCATTCGTGTGctagattttgaaaaattatgaGTTGTACTCTATCTCTTTTGATGGGTGATGAATAATTTACACACATAAACATGATATTGAAAACTGATTACATGATTTCAAAGcgaattatttataatattaaatgtaaaaataagGATCCTGAAGTTCAACACTCGATGAAGATCGAACCGATACAACTAAATTgtgcaaataaaaaattaataagactAAACATTAGGTAATATACTTATATTTATGATTCAAAAATTCTAATCCGATACAATAATAAATGTTAcatgataattatataaatagacaCAAATTTTAAGAATCATGTCCGTTCTAATTTAATACTAAAGACACAAGTACCGAACACTGAAATTTCACCTGAGCGTTGGACTGTTTTTTACAAGTACAGTTCGAACTTGGAGTTCACGGAGACAGAGCAGTACtatgttacgaagtggactttaagcctaactcaaccccataaaaccggctaaTAGAGTTGAGgattgcacccacttatatacaatgaattgtccttatctctaatcgatgtgaaATCTCCATCAAAAGAAGATTACGAAgactacttaaaaaaaaaaaaaaacagatggACCGAAAAAAAAATCGTTGTTTTAATCCCGATCCGAATAGATAACAATAAATCTATTAAAACAAGTATTTATCATCCTGCACAGCAAATACATATCAGTATCTGTATATACAGTGGACGGTGGAAATGGATACACGTGATTGTAAAGTTGTTggcaaaataattttaaattttaaaatattttctaatttatatattttttaaatgttcaaGTATGAtcctaatttaaatttttgagaagaaccaagaaaaaagaaaatggttACTTCAGTAATGTTGCAATCAAAACACATTAGGAATGATTAAAAGGTGTGATGAGGAATCATGGCAAATTCGAGTACATACGAATTGGTCAACAGCACATGTTAGACAATAAGGACCAAGACAGATTCAGCACTCATAGGTTCAGTCTTTTTCATTCCAATTGCTACCATTCTAGGCTGAAAGGGAAATTGTGATTTTGAAGCCCTAATATAAAATTGtagtaaaattaaataaacattcaacaaaatctaaaactaattttaatcaCGTTGCTTATCagcatatataaattatttttctcacTTTTATAAAACAAGGTCTATATAAAGTAGATTATAACTAATTACATAATAATTTCAACGCCAcgctttaaatataaatatgtgaaAATAGATTCAATGCATCAATTTGAAAAACTTATAACTAGGACCAAACTAAAcaaatctgattttttttttctattccaTTCAATATAAGATACAAATAAATCTAggtcatattatttttaaacagtaattatatttcaagaatatatatatatatatatatatatatatatatatatatatatatttgaacgGGGTTGGGGTACAGAGAACTATTGAGAGAGGATTCTTCTTCTACCCTTAGTTGATCGGATTGTACTTCAGCTTCCTTCCTCTCGCAAGCTCCTAACTCTTACTTACTCGTCTCACTTTTTGGTCTTCTCATAGTCCAGACTCGAAGGGTACCTGTAGAAGACActttgacgctcaagtcagtaaaggtGTTCGACGCTCGGTTAGGGAATTGGACCGTATTTAGGGATGCATTACCTAGTTCTTAATTGTGGATcctgattgaacgtaattgaaTTTGTTCTGTCGGTCGACCCATTGACGTGGGCCAAGATCTTGATCAATCCAGTGGTGGAGACCGAGACATGACATCAGTCATACTGCCCCTTACCGATACAATATATGAGTTGTCTGGATTTGTGGTCAAACCGGTCGTCACCGTCATAATAGGTTTCAACAAGTATATCCAGTATGATGTGACATCAAACCGCACATTACTATcttaattacaaatatttttattattaatatatatattaataaaaaatgatttcatTACCATTTATGATTCTATGATGTGAAACATCATTAATAGTTTATTTATGTCTTTGACAATCAAAATGAATGATCATAATGAGCAAGATGACCACACTAGAAAGAACAAAATACAATTAGTGACTCAGTATTCATATACCATATCATTATCAAAACATTATAACTTATAcctaatttcatttcattatagtATTTTACTTTATCCATCAAGTTGCAACTTTGAGCCCTTATGTAAGAATTAGAAAGAAGGTCCTACAATGCAGAAGAAATAGTGGTTTGTGTGGGATAGTTGAGCCAGCAGAAGACGGCACTACATCTTATGTCTCTGTCCTGTGTGTTCACAAAACCATGTGACAACCCTAAATCAATTTCTTGTTCTCCCTTTACCCTCCCATGCGTCCCCTTCCCAAAACAACACAATCAACATAAATTcctctttttccttcttttttaaCCAAAGGGACCCATTCTTTTTCTATAATGTTCCCCATTCAAATTCCTCATCTAGCCCATCACTGCAAACACAATCATTCCTTTTACTCATTCATTACTCATTTTCAAAAAATCTACCAACtcttactaaacttttatttttataatttaagtttaactcaacttcataaaatcaattataaaataatgttcGCACCTGTTTATGTACGATAAAATGATTTAATATCTAATCGATGtgttatatattatgaaataatttaatatctagTGGTAATTATTTGTTTAGGGTTTAACAAATTCACACCCATTAAACATTTTCTTAAGTTACTAAACAATGGAtcatttgttgtttttaatataaCTAAACATCCTCAAAGATTCGGCAGATTTAAACAAATCAAAGTGATGTGTTTCTGAGCTAGAGAGGAAGAAGGAGAATTCAAATTGAAATTATAAGAAATTAGTGTGGACCTTGGATGTTGTTTGCTTTTTGGTTGTGTAATAGACACCAAATTTTGGCACTTTGTGGAATTAGTGCAAAGTTTCGATGGTGTGTTTGGCACGTGTACAGGAGACAAAAGAAGGTGGGATGTTTCTTTCTTCGTtcctatatttttatttatttatgtattttaatttttgaaatattcaaattattttttgatagTTTTGGGTGATTTTGAAATAGGGAGAGTTTAGTAAGTAAAATGTATTTCTGGAATAGAAAATAAGGAagacaaaaaaatcattctgaaacacaatttttttacttatatatgAGTTATAATATGTATGTAATTCCCCATCGTCATTGCTTGCTCTCAACCGTGTCCATGAAAATACATAGAAGAAAGAAGGAGAGTGGTATGCATTGACTTTGGGATTTTTAAAAACTCTCAGGTTATTTTGTAAATTCACATGAATGTAGGGTGCAGGAAACAAGTataggggtgcagaaagaaaatacaagatTGTGTGGGTAGTGAGTTCATGCTTTAGTTGGGCCCTTGGCCCAATTGGTGTATCGCGGTCCATTTGGATTCCCAACAACAAGACCTAAACCCAGCAATAAGActtaaaaagaagataaaatagataattttatatatttttatcaaagtgaaaaaaatattttatttatttatttttctgaaaaaaaaactgTTAAACTGGAGGAAAAGGAGgtaatgatattatttaataaaagaagagagagataaaataataaatggtATTAAATGAAGTGTTTAAACTGttggaatattaaaaaaagaaatagaagaaaaactGTCACAATATtaatggagagagagagagagaggattGAAGAGTTAGATAAAACCTTACTCAGTTGATGAGAATTTTGTTGCAGAAAATTCAAATCCTTAAAAATACCGAAGATTGTATTTCCTTAAGTTAACCTAAATTTCTTAACCTTAAATAGATAGATTTATCTTACTCTTCAATTTCTTTagttttttcattaattttaaattagtttctttcACTGCTTACTTTTCTAAATTAGATTAATGCTAAAATCTTActcttttaaatatttcattgttatttataaaaaaatataattatttataaatcttCTTATTTAATAAGCATTTTTATTGATTCTGGATGTTTTGATACTTTAAGTAATTGTAGAGCGAGTATTAGAAACAGACATgtttgagaattttttttttaattaaacccACATACAaccttttttattatataattgaatCTTTAAGGAAAATTCACTATATCCAATCGAAAACTTCAGTCCTTAATATATATAACATGAAAAAGAGTATATTAAACTTCCCtagcgtgagactatatattataggTGGTCCATATTATAgatggtccgatagcgggtgacacgataggcccaacaaatattcgctaggatagactcgaaatgactccgataccatattacgaagtggactttaagcctaattcaaccccataaaaccggttcatagggttgaggtttgcacccacttatatacaatgaaagactctaatctctagttgatgtgggatctccaaccgtttaagttaaattttttttaaaaattctattTTGACTTTAAATTTGAGAAATAACATTGTTAGGGTCAATTAACGTATTCgaaatattattcatttttaaattatgatttagCTTAAGTAAATttctttagatttttttattttgacttcAAATTCGATAGATAACATCGTTAGGTCAATTAAcgtattcaaaatattattcatttttttatcaacaataaaaaaattaataaatatgaatcacttcCTGAGTAGTTCAACTCTTGTACATAATTGCACTTTATGCTCCTCCTACTTACCAAGAAACGCCTATCATAATGACAAAACCGCATACCCTGACAAAATAAAACTTGCAAAAAAGACATTAAGAACCCAACTTCAAACAAACCAAAGGGTTCAAACACCAGTTAGAGTAAAAGATCGAACCAAATCGAGACTTTGGAATAAAACCAAGACCAAACCCTTAATTGAGTCATTGTGAACATTTCAC from Phaseolus vulgaris cultivar G19833 chromosome 1, P. vulgaris v2.0, whole genome shotgun sequence carries:
- the LOC137815184 gene encoding protein MIZU-KUSSEI 1-like; this translates as MAYIATTVGGSTVTTVDCQKQVRSWRLLRSIMELLIPTCNCTFFLQEQGQLQKYPQQQQQLMTCSTITGTIFGYRKGKVSFCIQANSNSSNPILLLELAVPTSVLAKEMRGGTLRIVLESSTCNNSNNNNLFSTPLWSMYCNGRKVGYAVKRRPSNGDFEALSLMSSVAVGTGVINSCKELQHQEDELMYLRANFQRVRGSSNSESFHLIDPEGSIGQELSIFFFRSK